The Megalobrama amblycephala isolate DHTTF-2021 linkage group LG13, ASM1881202v1, whole genome shotgun sequence genome contains a region encoding:
- the elp6 gene encoding elongator complex protein 6, which yields MFPELNSILNSTPDSFKSSDFILVSDRQADASFLIHHYLSFYLRAGCKVCFLGLVQSFSHYSAVGQRLGVSLTQAREKGQLVFLEGLKDSIGALLQEESSQGTQPLSYLRSPAAGLKGLFRFVENSVRQNGGRDDGESWGPPVLLIDDLSVLLSLGVTVGAILDFTLYCQATVCSELQGNMVILVRCEEEDADDDEEGSNLLQRGLVHQCNLALHVEGLPTGYCRDIHGQMEVWWRQSGETMYNQRKIFHFKVYDKGASFFARGTSSAVL from the exons ATGTTTCCAGAACTGAACAGTATTCTCAATTCCACTCCAGACAGTTTCAAATCG AGTGACTTCATCCTGGTGTCTGACAGACAAGCTGATGCATCATTTCTCATTCATCACTATCTGTCTTTCTATTTACGTG CTGGCTGTAAGGTGTGTTTTCTGGGTCTTGTTCAGTCCTTCAGCCACTACAGTGCTGTAGGTCAGAGGCTG ggagtgagtctgACCCAGGCAAGAGAGAAGGGCCAGCTAGTGTTTCTCGAAGGACTGAAGGACTCTATTGGAGCACTATTACAGGAGGAAAGCAGTCAGGGGACACAACCTTTGAGTTATCTCAG GTCCCCAGCTGCTGGACTGAAAGGTCTGTTCAGATTTGTGGAAAATTCTGTGCGTCAGAATGGAGGCCGTGATGATGGTGAATCATGGGGTCCTCCAGTGTTACTCATAGATGATCTCAGTGTGCTCCTGAGTTTAGGTGTTACTGTTGGAGCAATACTAGACTTTACCCTCTACTGCCAAGCCACCGTGTGCTCTGAGTTACAG GGAAATATGGTCATTCTGGTGAGATGTGAGGAGGAGGAtgcagatgatgatgaagagggATCAAACCTGCTCCAGAGGGGACTAGTTCATCAATGTAACTTGGCATTACATGTAGAGGGGTTACCCACGGGTTACTGCAGGGACATACATGGACAG atgGAGGTTTGGTGGCGACAGAGTGGAGAGACCATGTACAACCAAcggaaaatatttcattttaaggtCTATGATAAGGGAGCGTCATTTTTCGCTCGAGGGACTTCTAGTGCTGTTCTCTAA